Proteins co-encoded in one Acidovorax sp. 69 genomic window:
- a CDS encoding methyl-accepting chemotaxis protein, giving the protein MQFDNIRVSRKLWGAFLGLMIGMLLLSGFAQNRANSSMSSAMDAVVEIEGRISSAVRWRGATETAVTMVMGGAVTTDSVLAEQYGAKVKEIIGNINKVQESIVASATAPEEKALLDKVLEARKAVLAATAKTWELKGAGDAVATQRFADDEFAPLVTKYLKAQDDFVAALEKRRDAIRADASARRIEYAITGIVSSIALLAVGLFLAWKLVHSITVPLDQAVETIDAIAAGDLTQELQSTRKDEFGHMLRSLSAMSARLRGVVSEVRSGVDSVSSASVEIANGNHDLSARTEQTASNLEETAASMEQLTATVSQSADTARQANQLAGTAAQAAARGGEVVGQVVTSMQQITDSSRKINDIIGVIDGIAFQTNILALNAAVEAARAGEQGRGFAVVASEVRSLAGRSAEAAKEIKTLISASVENVESGSAQVAQAGQSMQEIVSSVQRVSDLIGEITASSTEQRDGIAQVNQAVTHLDQMTQQNAALVEESTAAATSMRDQAQKLAEVVSMFNVGVVAARAPAAPRAAPASAPRPAMTKAATSTLRVAAAKPASARAAVASPAGRLPPAKAPATAPSAAPATKVAAQGGDDDWESF; this is encoded by the coding sequence ATGCAATTTGACAATATTCGCGTTTCCCGCAAGCTGTGGGGCGCATTTCTGGGGCTGATGATCGGCATGCTGCTGCTGTCCGGGTTCGCGCAGAACCGGGCCAACTCCTCCATGTCTTCGGCGATGGATGCCGTGGTCGAAATTGAAGGGCGTATTTCGTCCGCCGTGCGCTGGCGGGGCGCTACCGAAACCGCTGTCACCATGGTCATGGGCGGCGCGGTGACCACCGATTCTGTGCTCGCCGAGCAGTATGGCGCCAAGGTCAAGGAGATCATTGGCAACATCAACAAGGTGCAGGAAAGCATCGTGGCATCGGCCACTGCACCGGAGGAGAAGGCATTGCTCGACAAGGTGCTAGAGGCGCGCAAGGCCGTGCTGGCGGCCACCGCCAAGACCTGGGAACTGAAGGGCGCCGGCGACGCCGTGGCCACCCAACGGTTTGCGGACGATGAATTCGCCCCGCTCGTCACCAAATACCTCAAGGCGCAGGACGACTTTGTGGCCGCGCTCGAAAAGCGCCGGGATGCCATCCGTGCCGACGCTTCGGCGCGCCGCATTGAATACGCGATCACGGGCATCGTCAGTTCGATAGCGTTGCTGGCGGTGGGGCTCTTTTTGGCCTGGAAGCTGGTGCATTCCATTACCGTGCCGCTGGACCAAGCGGTCGAGACCATCGATGCCATTGCTGCCGGTGACCTCACGCAGGAGTTGCAGTCCACCCGCAAGGATGAGTTTGGTCACATGCTGCGCTCACTGTCTGCCATGTCTGCGAGGCTGCGGGGTGTGGTGAGCGAGGTTCGATCGGGAGTGGATTCGGTGTCGTCGGCGTCGGTGGAGATTGCCAACGGCAACCACGACCTGTCGGCCCGCACAGAGCAGACGGCCTCCAACCTGGAAGAAACAGCGGCCAGCATGGAACAACTCACGGCCACCGTGAGCCAATCGGCCGACACGGCCCGCCAGGCCAACCAACTGGCCGGTACGGCAGCCCAGGCAGCGGCACGTGGCGGTGAAGTGGTGGGCCAAGTGGTCACCAGCATGCAGCAGATCACCGACAGCAGCCGCAAGATCAACGACATCATCGGCGTGATCGACGGCATTGCCTTCCAGACCAACATCCTGGCGCTCAACGCCGCCGTGGAAGCCGCCCGGGCGGGTGAGCAGGGCCGGGGCTTTGCCGTGGTGGCCAGCGAAGTGCGCAGCCTGGCCGGGCGCAGCGCCGAAGCGGCCAAAGAGATCAAGACGCTGATCAGCGCCTCGGTGGAGAACGTCGAATCAGGCTCAGCGCAGGTGGCACAGGCCGGGCAAAGCATGCAAGAGATAGTGTCCAGCGTGCAGCGCGTGAGCGACCTGATCGGAGAGATCACGGCGTCCTCGACAGAGCAACGCGACGGCATAGCACAGGTGAACCAGGCGGTAACGCACCTGGATCAGATGACGCAGCAAAACGCGGCGCTGGTGGAGGAATCGACAGCGGCGGCGACCTCGATGCGCGACCAGGCGCAGAAACTTGCGGAAGTGGTGTCCATGTTCAACGTGGGGGTGGTGGCCGCGCGTGCGCCAGCGGCGCCCAGGGCCGCACCTGCCAGTGCACCCCGGCCCGCGATGACAAAGGCCGCTACCAGCACCCTGCGTGTGGCTGCCGCCAAGCCCGCCAGCGCCAGGGCCGCGGTAGCGTCTCCCGCTGGGCGGTTGCCGCCTGCAAAGGCACCGGCCACCGCGCCATCGGCTGCACCCGCCACCAAGGTGGCGGCCCAAGGGGGCGATGACGATTGGGAGAGCTTCTAA